A window of the Rhizobium viscosum genome harbors these coding sequences:
- a CDS encoding ABC transporter substrate-binding protein, which translates to MTRISLGRAVLHGTVSTALMISLTSVSALGAPVDLSKWSPEYVRSIAGTQDFDTAGDCSKVTPLDYKGRLTFWYQGVFEGDPDLLRQYYKDFFETFRKTYPNIQLEEQALTYNDLLDKFRTALLGNAAPMAVRLQILGGTEFAAKGYLEPLKPEDVGYSTDDFWPGAMKAVTWEGVTYGIPTNNETMAFIWNADVFKRAGLDPDKAPATWDDVVKYSKQIHDKLGISGYGLVARKNAGNTPYRFMPQLWAYGGGVFDEATANPAYKEVELNSSQSKAALQASYDMYVRDKSVPVSALTNQQADNQPLFLAGQLGMMISHPSDYNVMLDLQKKTTGSDKEKAQTVIDNMRYGLIPTGPDGKRAVVFGGSNIHILKPEYVEGGKVDEPAAKAMVCMWTSPEWSLKMAYAGSNPGNLNGFKTKWMKERLDSIKFLDVTTSMLPYGIPFPALPQSPEIMNIIVPDMLQNALTGAMTVDQAADDAAKKVKGLMDGGL; encoded by the coding sequence ATGACGAGGATTTCACTCGGCCGTGCTGTCCTGCACGGCACTGTCTCGACTGCCTTGATGATATCGTTGACATCAGTGTCTGCGCTGGGTGCGCCGGTCGACCTGAGCAAGTGGTCGCCGGAATACGTGCGCTCCATCGCCGGCACACAGGATTTCGACACGGCCGGCGATTGCTCCAAGGTCACTCCGCTCGACTACAAGGGGCGACTGACTTTCTGGTATCAGGGCGTGTTCGAGGGCGACCCCGACCTCCTGCGGCAGTATTACAAGGACTTCTTCGAGACCTTCCGCAAGACCTATCCGAACATCCAGCTTGAGGAACAAGCCCTCACCTATAATGACCTTCTGGACAAGTTCCGGACCGCGCTCCTTGGTAATGCAGCGCCCATGGCGGTCCGCCTGCAAATCCTTGGTGGCACCGAGTTCGCCGCAAAGGGCTATCTGGAGCCACTCAAACCGGAGGATGTAGGCTATTCGACCGACGATTTCTGGCCCGGCGCAATGAAGGCTGTAACCTGGGAGGGCGTGACCTACGGCATCCCAACCAACAACGAGACGATGGCGTTCATCTGGAACGCCGATGTCTTCAAGCGTGCAGGCCTCGATCCGGACAAGGCTCCGGCAACCTGGGACGATGTTGTCAAATATTCCAAGCAGATCCACGACAAGCTCGGCATTTCGGGTTACGGCCTCGTGGCACGCAAGAATGCGGGCAATACGCCGTATCGTTTCATGCCGCAGTTGTGGGCCTATGGCGGCGGCGTCTTTGACGAGGCCACCGCGAACCCGGCCTATAAGGAAGTTGAGCTCAATAGTTCGCAGAGCAAGGCTGCACTGCAAGCCTCGTACGATATGTATGTTCGCGACAAGTCGGTTCCGGTTTCAGCGCTGACCAATCAGCAGGCCGATAACCAGCCCCTCTTCCTGGCTGGCCAGCTCGGCATGATGATCTCGCACCCGTCCGACTATAATGTCATGCTCGACCTGCAGAAGAAGACGACGGGCAGCGACAAGGAAAAAGCGCAGACCGTCATCGACAACATGCGCTACGGCCTTATTCCGACTGGTCCCGATGGCAAGCGTGCCGTCGTGTTCGGCGGCTCCAACATTCATATCCTGAAGCCCGAATATGTCGAAGGCGGCAAGGTGGACGAGCCGGCTGCAAAGGCTATGGTCTGCATGTGGACAAGCCCCGAATGGTCGCTGAAGATGGCCTATGCCGGCTCGAACCCAGGCAACCTTAATGGCTTCAAGACCAAATGGATGAAGGAACGTCTTGACAGCATCAAGTTCCTTGATGTCACGACCTCGATGCTGCCATACGGCATCCCGTTCCCGGCACTCCCACAGTCCCCCGAGATCATGAACATCATCGTCCCGGACATGCTGCAGAATGCCCTAACAGGAGCCATGACCGTCGACCAGGCAGCGGATGATGCAGCCAAGAAGGTAAAAGGCCTGATGGACGGCGGACTCTAG
- a CDS encoding carbohydrate ABC transporter permease, producing MTILTGKAEARRRLQPDRSGVLRKIWEHRSDYAYVLPAIAVMLIVIAYPIYYTIELSFFNTPPGLQLRDKIFVGFDNYVAILTSPVFWRVTSNTLIWTIGSTFISFVLGFACALALHRDFLGRGILRAILIIPWVISAVAASYIWKWIYHSDFGIIGAVLVGLGWADRPPNFIDSVSTVLPSLIVVNIWREFPFAMIMMMAGLQTVPDQLLRAAKVDGANAWQRFWHVTFPHLRNVSTVTILLLAVANFNSFIIPWIMTGGGPSNASHIWITHIYELAFGRQRWGVASAYSVLLFLILMSLGYFYVRALTGNERKDGSE from the coding sequence GTGACGATCTTGACTGGCAAGGCCGAGGCGCGCCGAAGACTGCAACCCGATAGGTCCGGCGTGCTGCGGAAGATTTGGGAGCATCGCTCTGACTACGCGTATGTGCTTCCTGCGATCGCGGTGATGCTCATCGTCATAGCCTACCCTATCTACTACACGATCGAGCTTTCTTTCTTTAATACACCGCCCGGCCTGCAGCTCCGGGACAAGATTTTCGTAGGCTTCGACAACTACGTCGCCATCCTAACAAGTCCGGTGTTCTGGCGTGTAACTTCGAACACACTTATCTGGACAATCGGATCCACATTCATCTCATTTGTCCTGGGGTTTGCCTGCGCGCTCGCGCTTCATCGCGACTTTCTCGGCCGTGGCATCCTGCGCGCCATCCTGATCATTCCCTGGGTCATCAGCGCAGTCGCCGCGTCCTATATCTGGAAGTGGATCTATCATTCTGACTTCGGGATCATTGGCGCAGTGCTGGTCGGCCTCGGATGGGCGGACCGGCCGCCGAATTTCATCGACAGCGTCAGCACGGTGCTGCCCTCGCTGATCGTCGTCAATATCTGGCGAGAGTTTCCGTTTGCGATGATCATGATGATGGCTGGCCTGCAGACCGTTCCCGACCAGCTGCTGCGCGCTGCAAAAGTCGACGGAGCCAATGCATGGCAGCGGTTCTGGCACGTCACCTTTCCACACCTGAGAAACGTCTCGACGGTGACGATCCTTCTCTTGGCAGTGGCCAACTTCAATTCTTTCATCATCCCCTGGATCATGACCGGCGGCGGCCCGTCGAACGCATCGCATATCTGGATCACCCACATCTATGAACTCGCCTTCGGCCGCCAGCGCTGGGGGGTGGCATCGGCCTATTCGGTGCTGCTGTTCCTGATCCTGATGTCGCTCGGCTACTTCTACGTCCGCGCGCTGACCGGCAACGAACGGAAGGACGGGAGCGAATGA
- a CDS encoding carbohydrate ABC transporter permease, with protein MSAIAETAHRGQARRSMRIDGWRWGGRIFLVFMLLYTALPMVWMLSTSIKSGFAAMQFPPQLWPDQPTLASYQKLLDPQNSVGQDFLRFFWNSLFVSTTTTILSVIVAVPAAYAFSRFTFPGRNFLFFAVLLRNMFPAVIFLVPLFILMRAIGLVNTHGSLVLTYLTFGLPLAIWLLKGFYDNIPVQLEQAARIDGATRFQAFVLIVMPLSAPGIIATAIYSFIGAWNEYIYAYTFLSKNEQLTLPVGIQRFFSENTTDFPGLMAASFMMSVPVVVLFLVLQRYFVRALTEGAVKH; from the coding sequence ATGAGTGCGATTGCCGAAACAGCTCATCGAGGCCAGGCACGTCGCAGTATGCGCATCGACGGATGGCGGTGGGGCGGACGCATCTTCCTTGTTTTCATGCTGCTTTACACCGCGTTACCGATGGTCTGGATGCTGAGCACGTCGATTAAGTCCGGCTTTGCGGCCATGCAATTCCCGCCGCAATTGTGGCCGGACCAACCCACGCTCGCCAGTTATCAGAAGCTGCTCGACCCGCAAAACAGCGTCGGCCAGGACTTCCTGCGCTTCTTCTGGAACAGCCTTTTCGTCTCGACTACCACGACCATCCTTTCGGTCATCGTGGCAGTTCCTGCGGCCTACGCGTTTTCGCGCTTCACCTTTCCCGGCCGGAACTTTCTCTTCTTCGCTGTCCTGCTTCGCAACATGTTCCCGGCAGTGATCTTTCTCGTGCCGCTCTTCATCCTGATGCGCGCGATCGGACTGGTGAACACGCACGGGTCGCTCGTCCTCACCTACCTCACGTTCGGCCTGCCGCTGGCAATCTGGCTCCTCAAGGGTTTCTACGACAACATTCCGGTGCAGCTCGAGCAGGCCGCACGCATCGATGGAGCAACGCGGTTTCAGGCTTTTGTCCTGATCGTGATGCCGCTCTCGGCGCCGGGCATCATCGCCACGGCAATCTATTCCTTCATCGGCGCGTGGAACGAGTACATCTACGCCTACACCTTCCTCTCCAAGAACGAGCAATTGACTCTGCCGGTCGGCATTCAGCGCTTCTTCTCGGAAAACACGACGGACTTTCCGGGCCTGATGGCGGCAAGCTTCATGATGAGCGTGCCCGTCGTGGTCCTGTTCCTCGTTCTTCAACGCTACTTCGTACGCGCCCTCACGGAAGGCGCAGTCAAGCACTAA
- a CDS encoding ABC transporter ATP-binding protein codes for MAHVVLKDLVKTYGAFKAVNDVSLTVNDGEFVALVGPSGCGKTTTLNLVAGLIPVTSGDIVIGDQVVNDLDPKDRDIAMVFQNYALYPQKSVYKNLAFPLQMRKLPRDEIDKKVREAARVLDMTQLLERKPRELSGGQQQRVALGRALVRDPAVFLMDEPLSNLDAKLRVQMRSEIKRFHQDLKATIIYVTHDQLEAVTMADRMAVMNGGYLQQYDTPAQVFAHPVNMFVASFVGSPAMSLVPLEASTAGGETVLTSAEGWRLELSPKNAQKVARATSRKVVLGARHSTIKLHKSAMPGTVPAKAYTVEPTGDVTFVQAFLSGAIVNVSVPPTIAVAPDEQIWLEFDQERMHLFDGETEMALKAN; via the coding sequence GTGGCCCACGTGGTCCTCAAAGATCTGGTCAAGACCTATGGCGCCTTCAAAGCTGTCAACGATGTTTCGCTGACGGTCAATGACGGCGAATTCGTTGCGCTTGTCGGCCCTTCAGGTTGCGGCAAGACAACCACGCTCAATCTTGTGGCGGGGCTTATCCCGGTCACATCCGGTGACATCGTCATTGGCGACCAGGTGGTCAACGACCTCGATCCCAAGGATCGAGATATCGCAATGGTGTTCCAGAACTACGCGCTTTATCCGCAGAAATCGGTCTACAAAAATCTGGCGTTCCCGCTGCAGATGCGCAAACTGCCAAGGGACGAGATCGACAAGAAGGTCAGGGAAGCAGCGCGCGTACTCGACATGACGCAGCTGCTGGAGCGCAAGCCACGCGAACTTTCGGGCGGGCAACAGCAGCGCGTGGCGCTCGGCCGCGCCCTTGTTCGCGATCCGGCGGTATTCCTGATGGATGAACCACTTTCCAACCTCGACGCAAAGCTGCGCGTGCAGATGCGTTCGGAGATCAAGCGTTTTCACCAGGACCTCAAGGCGACGATCATCTATGTGACGCACGACCAGCTCGAAGCCGTGACCATGGCCGACAGGATGGCGGTGATGAACGGCGGCTACCTGCAGCAATACGACACTCCGGCGCAGGTTTTTGCCCATCCGGTGAACATGTTCGTCGCCAGCTTCGTCGGCAGCCCGGCGATGAGCCTTGTCCCACTGGAGGCGTCAACGGCAGGCGGCGAGACCGTGTTGACCAGCGCAGAGGGCTGGCGCCTCGAGCTTTCGCCAAAAAACGCCCAGAAGGTCGCAAGGGCGACCAGCAGGAAAGTCGTGCTCGGCGCACGTCACTCGACGATCAAGCTGCACAAGAGTGCGATGCCTGGGACCGTCCCCGCCAAGGCCTACACGGTGGAGCCGACCGGAGACGTGACTTTCGTACAGGCGTTTCTCTCCGGCGCCATCGTCAATGTCAGCGTCCCGCCGACCATTGCCGTCGCGCCCGACGAACAGATCTGGCTCGAGTTCGATCAGGAGCGGATGCATCTGTTCGACGGCGAAACGGAAATGGCCCTCAAGGCCAACTGA
- a CDS encoding mandelate racemase/muconate lactonizing enzyme family protein, which translates to MTAKLKITAIKPYPVWVGTRNQMLVKVETDNGIFGWGESGLSGREKAVTGAIEHYREFLIGRDPMQIGRIWQEVYRSQYFEGGRVLQAAISAIDIALHDIKGKALGVPAYELLGGKQRDRIPTFASTGDEAEGDVAIERARELHAQGWQAIRFFPIGQSSKDIFEPRESIGPTARMLNKAREVLGDDVVLGIDYHHRLSVAEAASFCNKLGRGVLDFLEEPIRDETPEAYESLRRMTDIPFAIGEEFASKWQFLPYIERGIHQFNRLDVCNVGGLTEAMKVAGWSEAHYVDLMPHNPLGPVCTAATIHLAAAVPNFAWLETRAPEAKLGFDNSDFFPVQPRLDGPDYPVSDLPGLGVEVNEEAVKAESFRFWEAPHLKRRDGSVTNW; encoded by the coding sequence ATGACTGCGAAGCTTAAAATCACGGCGATCAAGCCCTATCCGGTATGGGTAGGAACGCGCAACCAGATGCTGGTCAAGGTGGAGACCGACAACGGCATCTTCGGCTGGGGCGAGAGTGGCTTGAGCGGTCGCGAGAAGGCCGTGACCGGCGCGATCGAGCACTATCGCGAGTTCCTTATCGGCCGCGACCCGATGCAGATCGGACGGATCTGGCAGGAAGTCTATCGCAGCCAATATTTCGAAGGCGGCCGCGTTCTGCAAGCAGCGATTTCCGCGATCGACATTGCCCTTCACGACATCAAGGGCAAGGCGCTGGGCGTGCCAGCCTACGAACTCTTGGGCGGCAAGCAGCGCGACCGCATTCCAACCTTTGCCTCCACCGGCGACGAGGCCGAGGGCGATGTTGCCATCGAACGAGCCCGCGAACTCCATGCCCAGGGGTGGCAGGCGATCCGCTTCTTCCCCATTGGGCAAAGCAGCAAGGACATCTTTGAGCCGCGCGAGTCGATCGGGCCTACCGCACGGATGCTGAACAAGGCGCGCGAGGTGCTCGGCGACGACGTCGTCCTCGGCATCGACTATCATCATCGGCTGTCGGTGGCAGAGGCGGCGAGCTTCTGCAACAAGCTCGGCCGTGGCGTGCTTGATTTTCTTGAGGAACCGATAAGAGACGAAACGCCGGAGGCCTATGAATCCCTGCGCAGGATGACGGACATCCCCTTCGCCATTGGCGAGGAATTTGCCAGCAAGTGGCAGTTCCTGCCCTATATCGAGCGTGGCATCCATCAGTTCAATCGGCTCGATGTCTGCAACGTTGGCGGGCTCACTGAGGCGATGAAGGTCGCTGGCTGGAGCGAGGCACACTATGTGGACCTGATGCCGCACAATCCCCTTGGTCCAGTCTGCACGGCGGCAACCATCCATCTTGCTGCTGCGGTGCCGAATTTCGCCTGGCTTGAGACCAGGGCACCCGAAGCAAAGCTCGGCTTCGACAATTCCGACTTCTTCCCCGTGCAACCACGGCTCGACGGCCCCGACTATCCGGTGAGCGACCTGCCGGGGCTCGGCGTCGAGGTCAACGAAGAGGCGGTCAAGGCGGAGAGCTTTCGCTTCTGGGAAGCGCCTCACCTGAAGCGCCGCGACGGTTCTGTCACAAATTGGTAG
- a CDS encoding ribonuclease activity regulator RraA gives MTHTPDITRPPRELIDALKEIGAATIAGTLGHMGFRNPHMVGPVSQSRGKSIVGPALTLQFLPQRPDLFNEGEYADPETQLHRHVLYHAQEGDVVVVDARGDMSSGVFGDMMSTYFKGRGGAGIVIDGCMRDRPNVEKLDLALWLRGWTPNYHVQTSIYPNAVNVPIACGGVTVIPGDIIVADDDGVVVLPVAMASKVIEESQKHHDWEEFSRAKLMEGGSLQRYYPLHDDARGEYEEWRKTNHRGTT, from the coding sequence ATGACGCATACGCCCGATATTACGCGACCGCCCAGAGAGCTGATCGATGCGCTGAAGGAGATCGGCGCCGCGACCATTGCCGGTACGCTCGGCCACATGGGCTTCCGCAATCCGCACATGGTCGGCCCAGTATCGCAGAGCCGCGGGAAGTCGATCGTCGGCCCGGCCCTGACACTCCAGTTCCTGCCGCAGCGGCCGGACCTTTTCAACGAGGGAGAATATGCCGATCCGGAGACGCAGTTGCACCGGCACGTGCTCTATCACGCGCAGGAGGGCGACGTGGTCGTGGTCGACGCGCGCGGCGACATGAGTTCTGGCGTCTTCGGCGATATGATGTCGACCTATTTCAAAGGCAGGGGCGGTGCCGGCATCGTCATCGACGGATGTATGCGTGATCGGCCCAATGTCGAAAAGCTGGATCTCGCCCTCTGGCTGCGCGGCTGGACGCCCAACTACCATGTGCAGACCAGCATTTATCCCAACGCCGTCAACGTTCCGATTGCCTGCGGCGGTGTCACGGTGATCCCCGGAGACATCATCGTTGCCGACGATGACGGGGTGGTGGTGCTTCCAGTCGCAATGGCCTCCAAGGTAATCGAAGAATCGCAAAAGCATCATGATTGGGAAGAGTTCTCGCGAGCGAAGCTTATGGAAGGTGGGTCGTTGCAGCGCTACTACCCGCTGCATGACGATGCCCGCGGAGAGTACGAAGAGTGGCGCAAAACAAACCACCGGGGAACAACTTAG
- a CDS encoding DUF982 domain-containing protein, giving the protein MDNLQSSTPIRPLHVEIDGVGKYRQARSVEDLAAFLLSEQWPHLENDPAPFHHALMTSIDAMQLYLDSEVARQAFVEAAHASRMHVLPDDMQEEKKAGRRRQKPRRSGAMRGHHTGGAHTR; this is encoded by the coding sequence ATGGACAATCTTCAGAGCTCAACACCGATCCGTCCGCTTCACGTCGAGATCGACGGCGTGGGGAAATATCGCCAGGCACGTAGTGTCGAGGATCTCGCTGCATTCCTCCTCAGTGAACAATGGCCGCATCTCGAAAACGACCCCGCTCCATTCCATCACGCGTTGATGACCTCAATCGACGCCATGCAGCTCTATCTGGATTCGGAGGTGGCGCGCCAAGCGTTCGTGGAGGCAGCCCATGCATCGAGGATGCACGTCCTGCCGGATGACATGCAAGAGGAAAAGAAGGCCGGTAGACGACGACAAAAGCCTCGCCGAAGCGGGGCAATGAGAGGTCATCACACTGGAGGAGCACACACCCGGTAA
- a CDS encoding glycosyltransferase family 8 protein, which yields MLPAACCALLSVQRNSQRNDIKPIIVGIDLPVDQKARVATFNVVNGIDIDVVDFTFPTDTPETAGRWHKSTLARLYLDKLMGEKLERVLYLDADILAVGNVDPLFDVDLNGKAIGAVNDYLIAFPDKIGRLERELGLDPGAGYFNAGVFLMDCAAIRAGGFFETARSLLRSGQCFASNDQDILNIAFRGMWQRLDNRWNVQTGIMPYIRNAVLLHFTGRRKPWDFSVQAGQSAYAEIYSNMLSKTPWSGFVSQRSAIRKAADYLLALGKRAGAMNRSQQLKAHFGASEIPRAERNPGSENSGSHVFHTRGADAWRAFFNRYSHIVLVANSEALDPQRMRTEFPGDTLFVFFNKVYKVLDDSFPGHAILVARSGMMGANIVHRREVDEVLKFFTSDKFLGVLNIRTAPEEHFSPVGAFNGATVMYSDLETLISEHYPPDKIPTSGFALVAWMRELQLTPKIVLAGFSGKRSERWKVFDVHDWTFERTFFRLLARRGIITSAEHATPSRFDLLTRHFPDAKSEEIQAAINDALSTRLDHALALIDGLVSLTKWQRALDQAFRKARPKTRKQRALDREKKQAS from the coding sequence ATGCTTCCGGCAGCCTGCTGCGCACTTCTTTCTGTCCAACGCAACAGTCAAAGGAACGATATCAAGCCGATAATTGTCGGCATCGATTTGCCTGTGGACCAGAAAGCTCGGGTTGCGACCTTCAACGTCGTCAACGGCATCGATATCGACGTCGTCGATTTCACTTTTCCCACCGATACACCCGAGACGGCAGGCCGCTGGCACAAGTCGACGCTTGCGCGCCTCTATCTCGATAAGCTGATGGGCGAGAAGCTGGAGCGCGTTCTTTACCTTGATGCGGATATATTGGCCGTCGGCAATGTCGATCCACTCTTCGATGTCGATCTCAACGGCAAGGCGATCGGTGCGGTTAACGACTACCTCATTGCCTTCCCCGACAAGATCGGACGGCTGGAACGGGAGCTCGGCCTCGACCCGGGAGCGGGATATTTCAATGCTGGGGTTTTTCTCATGGATTGCGCCGCCATCCGGGCCGGCGGCTTTTTCGAGACGGCGCGTTCGCTGCTCAGATCAGGGCAATGCTTTGCCTCGAACGACCAGGATATTCTCAATATCGCCTTTCGCGGGATGTGGCAGCGGCTCGACAACCGATGGAATGTCCAGACCGGGATCATGCCGTATATCCGCAATGCAGTGCTCCTGCATTTCACCGGACGTCGCAAGCCGTGGGATTTTTCGGTTCAGGCTGGGCAGTCGGCCTATGCCGAGATCTATTCGAACATGCTTTCGAAAACGCCGTGGTCGGGATTTGTCAGCCAGCGCAGCGCCATCCGGAAAGCAGCCGACTATCTCCTGGCGCTCGGCAAGCGCGCCGGCGCGATGAACCGCTCCCAACAACTGAAGGCACATTTTGGCGCGAGTGAGATACCGAGGGCTGAAAGGAACCCCGGATCCGAAAATTCCGGAAGCCACGTCTTTCACACGCGGGGCGCCGATGCGTGGCGTGCATTCTTCAATCGCTATTCGCACATCGTTCTGGTCGCCAATAGCGAGGCGCTCGATCCGCAGCGGATGCGCACGGAGTTTCCCGGCGATACGTTGTTCGTCTTCTTCAACAAGGTCTACAAGGTTCTCGACGACAGTTTCCCCGGGCATGCCATTCTTGTGGCACGCAGCGGCATGATGGGCGCCAATATCGTCCATCGGCGGGAGGTGGACGAGGTCCTAAAATTCTTCACGTCGGACAAGTTCCTCGGCGTTTTGAATATCCGTACGGCACCCGAAGAGCACTTCAGCCCCGTCGGCGCATTCAACGGTGCGACAGTCATGTACAGCGATCTCGAGACGCTGATATCGGAGCACTATCCGCCGGACAAGATTCCGACGAGCGGCTTTGCGCTGGTTGCGTGGATGCGGGAGCTTCAGCTGACGCCGAAGATCGTGCTCGCCGGATTTTCCGGGAAACGGAGTGAGCGATGGAAGGTCTTCGACGTTCATGACTGGACATTCGAACGGACCTTTTTCAGGCTTCTGGCGCGAAGAGGTATCATCACCAGCGCCGAACATGCGACGCCGTCACGCTTCGATCTTCTGACCCGGCATTTTCCGGATGCGAAAAGCGAGGAGATCCAGGCGGCGATCAACGATGCACTCTCCACACGGCTCGATCATGCGCTGGCCCTCATCGACGGCCTGGTGTCACTCACCAAATGGCAGCGGGCGCTCGATCAGGCGTTCCGCAAGGCGCGGCCAAAGACCCGCAAGCAGCGCGCGCTCGACCGCGAGAAGAAGCAAGCTTCCTGA
- a CDS encoding glycosyltransferase, giving the protein MTDIVNVYVGFDSKEIVAHHVLSQSILEKSSAPVRITPIYLHNVASIFTRERNALQSTEFSFSRFLTPYLSQYEGWSLFMDCDMLARADIADLWALRDDRYSVMCVKHDYQPKVETKFLGQVQTKYEKKNWSSLILFNNAKCRALTPDYVNTATGLQLHQFKWLDGDDLIGELPIIWNYLVNEYDKRDDAKIVHFTDGGPYFDEYRNDDYAEEWFATRERMLHVQQRG; this is encoded by the coding sequence ATGACCGATATCGTCAACGTCTATGTTGGTTTTGATTCAAAGGAAATTGTCGCCCATCACGTGCTGTCGCAAAGCATTCTGGAAAAATCGAGCGCGCCGGTGAGAATCACGCCGATCTACCTGCACAATGTCGCAAGCATATTCACGCGTGAGCGCAACGCCCTGCAGTCGACCGAGTTCTCCTTCTCGCGCTTCCTGACGCCCTATCTCAGCCAGTATGAGGGATGGAGCCTCTTCATGGATTGCGACATGCTTGCGCGCGCGGATATTGCCGACCTCTGGGCGCTACGCGACGACCGCTATTCCGTCATGTGTGTGAAGCACGATTACCAGCCGAAGGTCGAAACGAAGTTTCTCGGCCAAGTACAGACGAAATACGAAAAGAAGAACTGGTCGAGCCTGATCCTCTTCAACAATGCGAAATGCAGGGCGCTGACGCCTGATTATGTCAACACTGCAACCGGGTTGCAGCTGCACCAGTTCAAGTGGCTCGACGGCGACGATCTGATCGGCGAGCTACCCATCATCTGGAACTATCTCGTCAACGAATATGACAAGCGCGATGACGCGAAGATCGTGCATTTCACAGATGGGGGACCCTATTTCGACGAATACAGGAACGACGATTACGCCGAGGAATGGTTCGCGACACGCGAGCGCATGCTACACGTCCAGCAGCGTGGCTGA
- a CDS encoding ABC transporter substrate-binding protein has protein sequence MQKTLKALLGLGSALIMPLALPNIAKADQLTLCWAAWDPANALVELSKDFTAKTGTEMKFEFVPWTSYADRFLNELNSHGKLCDLIIGDSQWIGGSAENGHYVKLNDFFDKEGIKMDDFVPATVVGYSEWPKNTPNYWALPAMGDVVGWTYRKDWFERPELQKEFKEKYGRDLAAPKTYDELKQIAEFFQKREIDGKTVYGASIYTERGSEGITMGVTNVLYDWGFQYDNPDKPYEMNGFVNSPDAVKGLEFYKSLYDCCTPPGSSNVYMVESADAFKSGQVAMQMNFAFTWPGLYKDEKVGGDRIGFFPNPAEKKHFAQLGGQGISVVSYSDKKDAALQYIKWFAQPEVQAKWWQLGGYSCLKSVVNAPNFASSQPYAQAFLDSMAIVKDFWAEPSYATLLQDMQKRVHNYVVAGNGTAQEALDGLVKDWTEVFKDDGKI, from the coding sequence ATGCAGAAGACATTGAAAGCCCTTCTCGGGCTGGGCTCGGCGCTTATCATGCCGCTGGCGCTGCCCAATATTGCAAAAGCCGATCAATTGACGTTGTGCTGGGCCGCCTGGGATCCAGCAAACGCGCTCGTCGAGCTGTCGAAAGATTTCACCGCCAAGACCGGGACGGAAATGAAATTCGAGTTTGTCCCGTGGACGAGCTATGCGGACCGTTTCCTCAACGAGTTGAACTCGCACGGAAAGCTCTGCGACCTGATCATCGGCGACAGCCAGTGGATCGGCGGATCGGCGGAAAACGGCCATTACGTCAAGCTCAACGACTTCTTCGACAAGGAAGGCATCAAGATGGATGACTTCGTGCCGGCGACGGTCGTTGGTTATTCGGAATGGCCGAAGAACACGCCGAACTACTGGGCGCTGCCTGCCATGGGCGACGTGGTTGGCTGGACCTATCGCAAGGATTGGTTCGAGCGGCCGGAATTGCAGAAGGAATTCAAGGAAAAATACGGCCGAGACCTTGCCGCACCCAAGACCTATGACGAACTGAAGCAGATCGCCGAGTTCTTCCAGAAGCGCGAAATCGACGGGAAGACCGTCTATGGCGCTTCGATCTATACCGAGCGCGGCTCTGAAGGCATCACAATGGGTGTGACCAACGTCCTGTACGACTGGGGCTTCCAGTACGACAATCCGGACAAGCCCTATGAAATGAATGGCTTCGTGAATTCTCCCGATGCAGTAAAAGGCTTGGAATTTTACAAGTCACTCTATGATTGCTGCACGCCGCCCGGCAGCTCCAACGTTTACATGGTGGAGTCGGCGGATGCTTTCAAATCCGGCCAGGTCGCGATGCAGATGAACTTCGCCTTCACTTGGCCGGGCCTCTATAAGGACGAGAAGGTCGGCGGCGACAGGATCGGCTTCTTCCCCAATCCAGCTGAAAAAAAGCATTTCGCGCAGCTTGGCGGACAGGGCATTTCAGTCGTCTCCTATTCCGACAAGAAGGACGCTGCACTGCAATACATCAAATGGTTCGCCCAGCCCGAGGTGCAGGCGAAATGGTGGCAACTCGGCGGCTACTCCTGCCTGAAATCAGTCGTGAACGCCCCGAACTTCGCATCCAGCCAGCCTTATGCCCAGGCATTCCTGGACTCGATGGCAATCGTGAAGGATTTTTGGGCCGAGCCGAGCTACGCAACCCTTCTTCAGGATATGCAGAAGCGTGTCCATAACTATGTCGTGGCAGGCAACGGCACCGCTCAGGAGGCGCTCGATGGCCTCGTGAAGGACTGGACCGAGGTCTTCAAGGACGACGGCAAGATCTAG